One Glycine soja cultivar W05 chromosome 2, ASM419377v2, whole genome shotgun sequence genomic region harbors:
- the LOC114385085 gene encoding heavy metal-associated isoprenylated plant protein 21-like isoform X1, translated as MGALNYIISNFCTVPSKKIKTMQTVEIKVKMDCDGCERKVRNAVATIKGVKSVEINRKQSRVTVNGCVDPNKVLNRVKRTGKKRAEFWPYVAQHVVTYPHASGIYDKRAPGGYVRNVQTFTPSADTEEKFMSLFSEDNVNACSIM; from the exons atgggtGCACTTAACTACATCATCTCCAACTTTTGCACGGTTCCCagcaaaaagatcaaaacaatgCAG ACAGTTGAGATCAAAGTCAAAATGGACTGTGATGGCTGTGAACGAAAAGTTAGAAATGCAGTGGCGACAATCAAAG GAGTAAAATCTGTGGAGATAAACCGAAAGCAAAGCAGGGTGACAGTGAATGGTTGTGTTGATCCAAACAAGGTATTGAATAGGgtaaagagaactgggaagaaaaGAGCTGAATTTTGGCCTTATGTTGCACAGCATGTGGTCACATATCCTCATGCCTCCGGCATCTATGACAAAAGGGCACCCGGTGGCTATGTTCGAAATGTCCAAACATTTACACCATCTGCTGATACAGAAGAGAAATTTATGTCCCTTTTCAGTGAAGACAACGTAAATGCATGCTCCATCATGTAA
- the LOC114385085 gene encoding heavy metal-associated isoprenylated plant protein 21-like isoform X2, whose product MDCDGCERKVRNAVATIKGVKSVEINRKQSRVTVNGCVDPNKVLNRVKRTGKKRAEFWPYVAQHVVTYPHASGIYDKRAPGGYVRNVQTFTPSADTEEKFMSLFSEDNVNACSIM is encoded by the exons ATGGACTGTGATGGCTGTGAACGAAAAGTTAGAAATGCAGTGGCGACAATCAAAG GAGTAAAATCTGTGGAGATAAACCGAAAGCAAAGCAGGGTGACAGTGAATGGTTGTGTTGATCCAAACAAGGTATTGAATAGGgtaaagagaactgggaagaaaaGAGCTGAATTTTGGCCTTATGTTGCACAGCATGTGGTCACATATCCTCATGCCTCCGGCATCTATGACAAAAGGGCACCCGGTGGCTATGTTCGAAATGTCCAAACATTTACACCATCTGCTGATACAGAAGAGAAATTTATGTCCCTTTTCAGTGAAGACAACGTAAATGCATGCTCCATCATGTAA